CGCTCGCCACGATGAGGGCCAGCTCCACGGGCGACTGGCCCCGGAAGATGTCCGCCACGTCGTAGATCTCCCGCCAGGCCTTGGGCATGAGCGCCTGGGAGACGTACTGGACGGGGGCGACGATGGCGAAGAAGTTGACCGCGCCCAGGAGGAAACCGAAGGCCAGCGGTCCCAGGCCCGGGAAGGTCAGCCCGGTGTAGCGCACCGGATCCCGCCCGGTGGCTCGCAGCACGAACCAGCCCAGGCCGAGGAAGACGAAGATCTGCGTGAACCAGATGCCGAAGGCCGCGTTGAGGAGCTGGACGAACACCCCCGTCACCAGGAAGGCCACGAACACGATCATCGCGGCGACCACCGCCACGGCGCGTGGCTCGAGCAGCGGCGGCGAGGGTGTGGGCGGCAGGCTGGGGGTGACGTCTTCCACCGGCTTTCTCCGGCTGCGAGGGCGGCGCTCGGAACGCGAGGCGCCGGGGTGCGGCACTTCTATAATGCCCGGATGACGACGTGCTTCCCGGTTATGAACGCAGGCGAGGACGTACGGGGTGGTATGAGCCTGACCGGCCGTGATGGGTGCGGTAAGGAGTGAGTAGGGGATGCGACACTTTCGGAGCAGTGACTTCCGTGCCGGGCGGGCCTGGGGCGCCCTGGACATCGCCGAGCTGAACGGGGTCTCGGTGCGTCTGCACTGGACCAACGCGCCCTACGAGTGGCACGTCAACGAGGGCGAGGAGGTGTTCGCCGTCCTCGACGGGGCCGTGGACATGCACGTGAGGCAGGACGGCGAGGTGCGGATCATCCCGCTGCGCGCCGGGGACGTCTTCCACGCCCAGGTGGGGGATGAGCACGTGGCCCATCCCCTCGGGGAGGCGCGGATCCTGGTGATTGAGAAGGCCGGCAGCGTGTAGGGCAGGGGCTCAGGCCTGCTGGCGCAGGTAGCGGCGGATCTCCTCGGCGAACTGCTTGCAGGCCGCCGTGTCGGGCGCCGCCGGCCCCAGCTTGAGCTTCTTGTCCTCCTCCACGAGGTAGCGCTGGTCCAGCAGGTAGGCGACGGCGTTCTCCAGCGTCACCTTGGCCAGGGACTCGGCGGCGGTGATGCGCCCCGAGTGGTACTCGGCCCGGCCCAGGTCCATGGCCTGCTTCACGAAGGACTTGCGGTCCTGTGCCACGCCCGTCGCCACCTCCGGCAGCGTCTGGGTCGCGATCAGGTAGGCCTCCAGGTAGTCGCGCAGCAGATCCGCCAGGAACTCCAGCTCCGGACGCGCATGGGGCTCGGGCGCCACGCTCAGGGTGTCCCCTTCGTACAGCACCAGCCCCATCCGCACCATCCGCTCCACCATCTCCGAGAAGATGGTGTCGAAGCTGGCGCCCACCCGGTAGATGAACTCCACCTTGAAGAGCCGCGACAGCCACAGTGCCCGGGCCTTCACCTCGTCGAACGGCGCCGGGGCCCCCACCAGCAGCGCGGTGGCCACGAGGCTGCGCGCCGCCACCAGGTTCATCAGCGTGTTCTTGTAGAAGGACATCTCGGCGCGGCGATCGTCCTCGGCCTGGTAGATGACCTCGCCGTGCGCCTTCTGCGTGCGCACCATCCCATCCGAGCAGAAGGTGCGCATGGCGTCCTGGATGGCGCCCATGGCCTCGGGGTTGCTCGGCGAGTCCTTCAGCAGGGTGGACAGCGGTGCCTTCTCCTCCGCCGCGATGCGGCGCAGGACGGAGATGCGGTCCGTCAGCTCGCGGCTCGTCATGCCGCGCCGGCGGTGGGCCAGCAGCGACGCGCTCACCAGGGCGTGGGGCGTGACCGTGGACACCTTGCTGATGCCGTACATCACCCGGTTGCCCAGCGCGCGCACCAGGCCCTTCTTCTGGTCGTCCGAGATGGGCTGGGCCGGATCGAGCCCGCGGCTCTTCATCAGCTCCACCAGCGACAGCGGCTCGTCGAAGGTGAGGTGGATGCGGCCGTAGCGCGCCGTGAGCACCTTGGGGGTGCTCAGCAGGGCCTTGATGTCCTCGGGCTTCTTCTCGCCGCCGGCCAGCTCCTTGGAGTAGCTGCCCGACTCCACGACCTTCTCGTAGTCGATGGACACGGGCACGAAGATGAGATCGTTGCGAGCGCCCTCGAGCACGGACTCCACCTGCCAGGTGAACATGCCCAGCTTGGGCTGCAGCAGCTTGCCGGTGCGCGAGCGCCCGCCCTCGGGGAAGAACTCCTGGTGCACGCCGTCGTGGGCCAGCTTCTTCACGTAGCCCTTGAAGGAGGCGGCATACACCTTGTCGTCCTTGAAGGAGCGGCGCAGGAAGAAGGCGCCGCAGCGGCGCAGCAGGGGCCCCAGGGGCCAGAAGGACAGGTTGGCGCCCGCGGCCACCAGTGGCACCGCGTAGCCGCGGTTCCAGAGGATCCAGCTCATCACCAGGTAGTCCACGTGGCTCTTGTGCGAGGGGCACAGCACCAGCGGGGCCTTGCTGGCCGCCTTCAGGGCCCGGTTGAGCCCCGCCTCGTCCACCTCGATGCCGTCGTAGATGCGGTTGAACACCCACCCGAGCAGGGGCGAGACGAAGGCCAGCGTCGTGGGGCTGGGCTTGGCGGCGATGGCGCGCAGGTTGCGCCGGGCCTGGCGCAGCACGCTCTCGGGGCGGCGGTTGCTCTCGGTGGCGACCGCGTCCAGGGACTTGCGCAGGGTGCGGTCGCGCAGCGTCTCCTCGATGATGCGCTCGGGGGACTTCACCGGTGGCCCGAAGACGGCTTGCGTCTCGCGCGCCAGGTGATGGTTGAGCGCGCTGCGCACCTTGCGGGCGATCACCTCGTCCGAGTCCTGCGGGTTCTCCTCGATGAAGCGCTTGAGATCGATGGGCTCGCCCACGCGGAACTGCGCGCGGCGGTAGTTGCGGAAGAAGGCCACCATCGAGTGCAGGAAGCCAGGGGCCTCGGGGCTGCCGAAGACGTGGTCCCACACGTTGGGCTTGGCGCGGGCGGTGCGCTTCTCCCAGACGAAGAGCTCCGGCACCAGGTAGACGGTGCGGTCCCCCTTGCGCGCCATGGCCACCAGGGAGGGGAAGGGGTTCTCCTTGATGTCCTTGCCCGAGGCGCTCAGCAGGGCCGTCTTCTTGAGGAAGATGAGGCCGCTGCCGCCGTGGCGCCGGGCGTAGGTGAAGCGCACGTCGAAGTCACCCCGCTGCGCCGTCTTGCGGAAGGGCCGGGTGAACCAGGGACGCAGGTTCACCACGGCCCGCACGGGGGGCAGGGCCCGGCGCACCATCGCCCAGGCCAGGTAGAGGTAGTTGACCCAGGCCGTGGTGCGCATGACGTGCACCACGAAGCCCTTGGCGTGGAGCGCACGCAACTCGTCCTCTGCCTCGGTGGGGAAGCGCACCCCATCGAAGTAGCGCTGGCCCAGCACCCGGGAGACGGGGCCGAACTCCTCCTTCAATGCATCGCTGTGATTCGTAGCCTGCACCAGGGCGGTATCCACGTGCGGCCCCCCTTTCTCCACGCGAGCCTCTCTACATGTACTCCGGAGTTGCCATTCCCAGCAGCGTCAGGCCCGCGGCGAGCGATGCGCGCGTCGCGTCCGTCAGCGCCAGCCGTGCGGCCTTCAGGGCGTCATTGTCCTCGAGCAGCACGCGCTTGCCGCGGTCCT
This is a stretch of genomic DNA from Archangium violaceum. It encodes these proteins:
- a CDS encoding cupin gives rise to the protein MRHFRSSDFRAGRAWGALDIAELNGVSVRLHWTNAPYEWHVNEGEEVFAVLDGAVDMHVRQDGEVRIIPLRAGDVFHAQVGDEHVAHPLGEARILVIEKAGSV
- a CDS encoding 1-acyl-sn-glycerol-3-phosphate acyltransferase, translated to MDTALVQATNHSDALKEEFGPVSRVLGQRYFDGVRFPTEAEDELRALHAKGFVVHVMRTTAWVNYLYLAWAMVRRALPPVRAVVNLRPWFTRPFRKTAQRGDFDVRFTYARRHGGSGLIFLKKTALLSASGKDIKENPFPSLVAMARKGDRTVYLVPELFVWEKRTARAKPNVWDHVFGSPEAPGFLHSMVAFFRNYRRAQFRVGEPIDLKRFIEENPQDSDEVIARKVRSALNHHLARETQAVFGPPVKSPERIIEETLRDRTLRKSLDAVATESNRRPESVLRQARRNLRAIAAKPSPTTLAFVSPLLGWVFNRIYDGIEVDEAGLNRALKAASKAPLVLCPSHKSHVDYLVMSWILWNRGYAVPLVAAGANLSFWPLGPLLRRCGAFFLRRSFKDDKVYAASFKGYVKKLAHDGVHQEFFPEGGRSRTGKLLQPKLGMFTWQVESVLEGARNDLIFVPVSIDYEKVVESGSYSKELAGGEKKPEDIKALLSTPKVLTARYGRIHLTFDEPLSLVELMKSRGLDPAQPISDDQKKGLVRALGNRVMYGISKVSTVTPHALVSASLLAHRRRGMTSRELTDRISVLRRIAAEEKAPLSTLLKDSPSNPEAMGAIQDAMRTFCSDGMVRTQKAHGEVIYQAEDDRRAEMSFYKNTLMNLVAARSLVATALLVGAPAPFDEVKARALWLSRLFKVEFIYRVGASFDTIFSEMVERMVRMGLVLYEGDTLSVAPEPHARPELEFLADLLRDYLEAYLIATQTLPEVATGVAQDRKSFVKQAMDLGRAEYHSGRITAAESLAKVTLENAVAYLLDQRYLVEEDKKLKLGPAAPDTAACKQFAEEIRRYLRQQA